In Streptomyces sp. NBC_01408, one DNA window encodes the following:
- a CDS encoding DUF1838 family protein has translation MTPAELLHAFARTRASLDGREVTFWWSGDVYSWAPGEPYQRLFGFEGLNAARLVTDEESGGYQLLSREAAFYLDPLTREVLETWEGKPVVHVWNDPANQKLRPFPVPLTDLGEQVCFSLEIPLAYPSPLPVEEYPRNSADDTYRALELFQFFAPASVLTTEAASVPSTMSWTRMSPWLPWMERGGRAGGLTFHCRGRKLDSYDEVPERTRAYIAERHPEFAHAPEKWSEPNETSWTYFRKLSGGR, from the coding sequence ATGACACCCGCTGAGCTCCTGCACGCCTTCGCCCGCACCCGCGCCTCGCTCGACGGCCGCGAGGTGACGTTCTGGTGGTCCGGCGACGTCTACTCCTGGGCCCCGGGCGAGCCCTACCAGCGCCTCTTCGGCTTCGAGGGGCTCAATGCCGCCCGGCTCGTCACGGACGAGGAGAGCGGCGGCTACCAACTGCTCTCCAGGGAAGCCGCCTTCTACCTGGACCCCCTCACCCGGGAGGTCTTGGAGACCTGGGAGGGCAAGCCGGTGGTCCACGTCTGGAACGATCCGGCCAACCAGAAGCTGCGCCCCTTCCCCGTCCCCCTCACGGACCTCGGCGAGCAGGTCTGCTTCAGCCTGGAGATCCCGCTGGCCTACCCCTCCCCGCTGCCCGTCGAGGAGTACCCGCGGAACTCGGCCGACGACACCTACCGGGCGCTGGAACTCTTCCAGTTCTTCGCGCCCGCGTCCGTCCTCACCACCGAGGCGGCGAGCGTCCCCTCGACCATGTCGTGGACGCGGATGTCCCCGTGGCTCCCCTGGATGGAACGGGGCGGGCGGGCCGGCGGCCTCACCTTCCACTGCCGGGGCCGCAAGCTGGACTCCTACGACGAGGTCCCGGAACGCACGCGCGCCTACATCGCCGAGCGGCACCCCGAATTCGCCCACGCGCCGGAGAAGTGGAGCGAGCCGAACGAGACCAGCTGGACCTACTTCCGCAAGCTGTCCGGCGGCCGGTAG
- a CDS encoding DUF5302 domain-containing protein, with protein sequence MADETDTPQDETPAEEAKRKFREALERNAANAQSQQAHQSRAKVQGSSSGPGGKNKKVRRKTG encoded by the coding sequence ATGGCAGACGAAACAGACACCCCGCAGGACGAAACGCCGGCCGAGGAGGCCAAGCGCAAGTTCCGGGAGGCGCTGGAGCGCAACGCGGCGAATGCCCAGTCCCAGCAGGCACACCAGAGCCGGGCGAAGGTCCAGGGTTCCAGCAGCGGCCCCGGCGGCAAGAACAAGAAGGTCCGCCGCAAGACCGGCTGA
- a CDS encoding rodlin yields the protein MFKKFMATAAVTASVLGAGAAVASPAMAIGNDNGVNTVNGNGAAQIYGNQETHGKMSPQLSAVQGSLNKLCIGLPAKVNAQSLFAVIANIGVQDVNVLANPQNQQCTENSTQAKGDDSASHILENIPVLSGNLSAGS from the coding sequence ATGTTCAAGAAGTTCATGGCCACCGCAGCGGTCACCGCCTCCGTGCTGGGCGCGGGCGCCGCCGTAGCCTCCCCGGCGATGGCGATCGGCAACGACAACGGCGTCAACACCGTGAACGGCAACGGCGCCGCGCAGATCTACGGCAACCAGGAGACCCACGGCAAGATGAGCCCGCAGCTCAGTGCGGTCCAGGGCTCGCTGAACAAGCTCTGCATCGGCCTGCCCGCGAAGGTCAACGCCCAGTCCCTGTTCGCGGTCATCGCCAACATCGGCGTCCAGGACGTCAACGTCCTCGCCAACCCGCAGAACCAGCAGTGCACCGAGAACTCCACCCAGGCCAAGGGCGACGACTCGGCCTCGCACATCCTGGAGAACATCCCAGTCCTCTCGGGCAACCTCTCCGCCGGCAGCTGA
- a CDS encoding cytochrome P450, producing the protein MTCPIDHSGPGDATTLTLDPFVADLDAESAALRAAGPLVRVVLPGGVGVYAVTRHAEARALLTDSRVVKDIGVWGAWQRGEIPPDWPLIGLANPGRSMLTVDGDEHRRLRTLVAQALTVRRVERLRAGIEALTAGMLDRLAALPAGERVDLKAEFAYPLPMNVISELMGVDAAEHPRLKALFEKFFSTQTRPEEVPQMMADLGALFSRIVESRRENPGDDLTSALIAASEDGDHLTTEEITNTLQLMVAAGHETTISLIVNAVVALQTHPDQRARVLKGEVPWENVIEETLRWSTPTSHVLIRFAAEDIEVGDRILPKGEGLIVSFGAIGRDEEQHGATAGEFDVTRTPNRHISFGHGPHVCPGAALSRLEALVALPALYARFPDLRLAVAPEELRNKPVLTQNDLFDLPVHLS; encoded by the coding sequence ATGACCTGCCCGATCGACCACTCCGGCCCCGGCGACGCCACGACCCTCACCCTCGACCCCTTCGTCGCCGACCTCGACGCGGAGAGCGCCGCACTGCGCGCCGCTGGTCCGCTCGTACGGGTCGTCCTGCCCGGCGGCGTCGGCGTCTACGCCGTCACCCGCCACGCCGAGGCACGGGCCCTGCTCACCGACTCCCGGGTGGTCAAGGACATCGGCGTCTGGGGTGCCTGGCAGCGCGGCGAGATACCCCCGGACTGGCCGCTGATCGGCCTCGCCAACCCCGGCCGCTCGATGCTCACCGTCGACGGCGACGAGCACCGCCGGCTGCGCACCCTGGTCGCGCAGGCCCTGACCGTACGCCGGGTGGAGAGGCTGCGGGCCGGTATCGAGGCCCTGACCGCCGGCATGCTCGACCGGCTGGCCGCCCTGCCGGCCGGCGAACGCGTCGACCTGAAGGCCGAGTTCGCCTACCCGCTGCCGATGAACGTGATCAGCGAGCTGATGGGCGTGGACGCCGCCGAACACCCGCGGCTGAAGGCGCTCTTCGAGAAGTTCTTCTCCACGCAGACCCGGCCCGAGGAGGTGCCGCAGATGATGGCGGACCTCGGGGCGCTCTTCTCCCGCATCGTGGAGTCCCGGCGCGAGAACCCGGGCGACGACCTGACCAGCGCGCTCATCGCCGCCTCGGAGGACGGCGACCACCTCACCACCGAGGAGATCACCAACACCCTCCAGCTGATGGTCGCGGCCGGCCACGAGACCACGATCAGCCTGATCGTCAACGCGGTCGTCGCCCTGCAGACCCACCCCGATCAGCGCGCCCGCGTCCTCAAGGGCGAGGTGCCCTGGGAGAACGTCATCGAGGAGACCCTGCGCTGGTCCACCCCGACCTCGCACGTCCTGATCCGCTTCGCCGCCGAGGACATCGAGGTCGGGGACCGGATCCTGCCGAAGGGCGAGGGCCTCATCGTCTCCTTCGGCGCCATCGGCCGCGACGAGGAGCAGCATGGCGCCACCGCGGGGGAGTTCGACGTCACCCGCACCCCGAACCGCCACATCTCCTTCGGCCACGGCCCGCACGTCTGCCCCGGCGCGGCCCTCTCCCGCCTGGAGGCCCTGGTCGCCCTCCCGGCCCTGTACGCCCGCTTCCCGGACCTGAGGCTGGCCGTCGCCCCCGAGGAGCTCCGCAACAAGCCGGTCCTGACCCAGAACGACCTGTTCGACCTGCCGGTCCACCTGTCCTGA
- a CDS encoding glycoside hydrolase family 19 protein → MTFPSSPAVAAAACVTPWASSAVYTNGMSASHNGHNWQAKWWTQGETPGTTGQWGVWSDQGACGGGGGQDPDPSGFVVSEAQFNQMFPNRNSFYTYNGLVAALSAYPAFAQTGDDTVKRREAAAFLANASHETGGLVHIVEQNTANYPHYCDATQPYGCPAGQAAYYGRGPIQLSWNFNYKAAGDALGINLLANPYLVEQDPAVAMKTALWYWNTQNGPGTMTAHTAMVSGAGFGETIRSINGALECNGGNPAQVQSRVSTYQRFTQLLGVTPGNNLSC, encoded by the coding sequence CTGACCTTCCCCTCCTCCCCCGCCGTCGCGGCCGCCGCCTGCGTAACCCCCTGGGCCTCCTCCGCGGTCTACACGAACGGCATGAGCGCCTCGCACAACGGACACAACTGGCAGGCCAAGTGGTGGACCCAGGGCGAGACGCCCGGCACCACCGGGCAGTGGGGCGTCTGGTCGGACCAGGGCGCCTGCGGTGGCGGCGGGGGCCAGGACCCCGACCCGTCCGGATTCGTGGTCTCCGAGGCCCAGTTCAACCAGATGTTCCCGAACCGGAACTCCTTCTACACCTACAACGGCCTGGTCGCGGCGCTGTCGGCCTACCCGGCCTTCGCGCAGACCGGTGACGACACCGTGAAGCGCCGTGAGGCCGCCGCCTTCCTCGCCAACGCCTCCCACGAGACGGGCGGCCTGGTGCACATCGTCGAACAGAACACCGCCAACTACCCTCACTACTGCGACGCGACCCAGCCCTACGGCTGTCCGGCCGGCCAGGCCGCGTACTACGGGCGCGGCCCGATCCAGCTGAGCTGGAACTTCAACTACAAGGCGGCGGGTGACGCCCTCGGCATCAACCTGCTCGCGAACCCCTACCTCGTCGAGCAGGACCCGGCCGTCGCCATGAAGACGGCGCTCTGGTACTGGAACACGCAGAACGGGCCGGGCACGATGACCGCCCACACCGCCATGGTGAGCGGCGCGGGCTTCGGCGAGACCATCCGCTCCATCAACGGCGCCCTGGAGTGCAACGGCGGCAACCCGGCCCAGGTCCAGAGCCGGGTCTCCACCTACCAGCGCTTCACGCAGCTGCTCGGGGTGACGCCCGGGAACAACCTGAGCTGCTGA
- a CDS encoding LuxR family transcriptional regulator, which translates to MVAATGHADTSVGHDELIKAVDRALTTHGRALLTGPAGAGKTEVARAVAAAAQARRETVLRLAPEAADQWIPEASAAALLASVPGTALERLSGPQRTAIALLCRETDAPRAGRDHVALRLAVVEVLRTLAARQPVLLVLDNAQWLDAESTDLLRFALRLTPPRVRVLVAECVQGGAAVGEPLCGPGTPAIPVPPLGADEVAELLVRRGLPARLAGRIHQASGGNPRLALALGQSLADARDGSAHHADTLPVSGPAREVARRLLAAAPARARRTLLLAALAARPTTALLRRAGRPDAEAELAEAERAALVSVGEDGAVEFTAGALPTALAADAGWPERAAGHAALAAAVDDPVQAVRHRALAVDTPDQWLAAEITEAAAACRRRGQRALAAELGLLAAERTPSHLAGEELARLVAAAEDAGWAGRADLARRATRAVLARDASSADRVRARLAVIDAAGQALGTLEETFAHAMDDAAGDPALQAAVQLRIAWKHNLSDGDPVRSRDAAAAAGALAAQGGDQVAEAMALTVRARMGRILGDSDAEDILAEALALPAPEVPLGMRNAPRYLAVRHALFDDRLADARRQLMVLLPSVQRTGSAEDVFEVLRSLTEVELRGGRCEAASAHARRALELTIEAGLSPGPAWYVAAMAEAMGGGFARAAGYARRGIQASEEEHDQVFLSRSLHALGLVELATGEAAKAVATLRRVAALEAAQQVVDPSILRWHGDLAEALVAADEPEEAAQLLDCVHAVALGLGRAGVVAALDRARGLCLSAQGEADAAVTLLEATEQRFAALRLPLERARTLLALARVERRRRRRAPARAALLAAAGEFERAGATPWTELAGEPAAAPGEGSGAEPVASLTEAEIRLALLVGQGASNQEAAAKLFLSVKTVEARLTRIYQKLNVRSRAQLATALHGGR; encoded by the coding sequence GTGGTGGCGGCGACGGGGCACGCTGACACGAGCGTCGGACACGATGAACTGATCAAGGCGGTCGACCGCGCGCTGACCACGCACGGCCGGGCCCTCCTGACGGGACCCGCCGGCGCGGGCAAGACCGAGGTGGCCCGCGCCGTCGCGGCCGCCGCGCAGGCCCGCCGCGAGACCGTGCTCCGCCTCGCTCCCGAGGCCGCCGACCAGTGGATACCCGAGGCCTCCGCCGCAGCCCTGCTGGCCTCCGTCCCGGGCACCGCCCTGGAGCGGCTCTCCGGCCCCCAGCGCACCGCCATCGCCCTGCTGTGCCGGGAGACCGACGCACCCCGCGCGGGCCGCGACCACGTCGCGCTGCGCCTCGCCGTCGTGGAAGTGCTCCGCACCCTCGCCGCCCGCCAGCCCGTCCTGCTCGTCCTCGACAACGCCCAGTGGCTCGACGCCGAGAGCACCGACCTGCTCCGCTTCGCCCTGCGCCTCACCCCGCCCCGGGTACGGGTCCTCGTCGCCGAATGCGTCCAGGGCGGAGCCGCGGTCGGCGAACCCCTCTGCGGGCCCGGAACCCCGGCCATCCCCGTCCCCCCGCTCGGCGCCGACGAAGTCGCCGAACTGCTGGTGCGCCGCGGCCTGCCCGCCCGCCTCGCCGGCCGCATCCACCAGGCCAGCGGCGGAAACCCCCGCCTCGCCCTCGCCCTCGGCCAGTCCCTCGCCGACGCCCGCGACGGCAGCGCCCACCACGCCGACACCCTGCCCGTCTCCGGACCGGCCCGCGAGGTGGCCCGCCGCCTCCTCGCCGCGGCCCCCGCCCGGGCCCGCCGGACCCTGCTGCTCGCCGCCCTCGCGGCCCGCCCGACCACCGCCCTGCTGCGCCGCGCGGGGCGGCCCGACGCGGAGGCGGAGCTGGCCGAGGCGGAACGGGCCGCGCTCGTCAGCGTGGGCGAGGACGGCGCCGTGGAGTTCACCGCGGGGGCACTGCCCACCGCGCTGGCCGCCGACGCGGGCTGGCCCGAACGCGCCGCCGGACACGCCGCCCTGGCCGCCGCCGTCGACGACCCCGTCCAGGCCGTACGCCACCGCGCGCTGGCCGTGGACACCCCCGACCAGTGGCTCGCCGCGGAGATCACCGAAGCCGCCGCCGCCTGCCGCCGCCGCGGCCAGCGGGCCCTCGCCGCCGAACTGGGCCTGCTCGCCGCGGAACGCACGCCCTCCCACCTGGCCGGGGAGGAACTGGCCCGGCTCGTCGCCGCCGCCGAGGACGCGGGCTGGGCGGGCCGCGCCGATCTCGCCCGCCGCGCCACCCGCGCCGTACTGGCCCGGGACGCCTCTTCCGCCGACCGGGTACGGGCCCGGCTCGCCGTGATCGACGCCGCCGGACAGGCCCTCGGCACCCTCGAGGAGACCTTCGCCCACGCCATGGACGACGCCGCCGGCGACCCCGCCCTGCAAGCGGCCGTCCAGCTGCGGATCGCCTGGAAGCACAACCTCAGCGACGGCGACCCCGTCCGCTCCCGCGACGCGGCGGCCGCGGCCGGCGCGCTCGCCGCCCAGGGCGGGGACCAGGTCGCCGAGGCCATGGCCCTCACCGTACGGGCCCGCATGGGCCGCATCCTGGGCGACTCCGACGCCGAGGACATCCTGGCCGAGGCCCTCGCCCTGCCCGCCCCCGAGGTGCCCCTCGGGATGCGCAACGCCCCGCGCTACCTCGCCGTCCGCCACGCCCTCTTCGACGACCGCCTCGCCGACGCCCGGCGCCAGCTGATGGTCCTGCTGCCCTCCGTCCAGCGCACCGGGTCCGCCGAGGACGTCTTCGAGGTCCTGCGCAGCCTCACCGAGGTCGAACTGCGCGGCGGCCGGTGCGAGGCCGCGTCCGCCCACGCCCGGCGCGCCCTGGAGCTGACCATCGAGGCGGGCCTGTCACCCGGCCCCGCCTGGTACGTGGCCGCGATGGCCGAGGCCATGGGCGGCGGCTTCGCGCGCGCCGCCGGATACGCCCGCCGCGGCATCCAGGCCTCGGAGGAGGAGCACGACCAGGTGTTCCTCTCGCGCAGCCTGCACGCGCTCGGGCTGGTCGAACTGGCCACGGGCGAGGCGGCGAAGGCGGTGGCCACGCTGCGCCGGGTCGCCGCGCTGGAGGCCGCCCAGCAGGTGGTCGACCCATCGATCCTGCGCTGGCACGGGGACCTGGCCGAGGCGCTGGTCGCCGCGGACGAGCCCGAGGAAGCGGCCCAGCTGCTCGACTGCGTCCACGCCGTGGCCCTCGGGCTCGGGCGCGCCGGGGTGGTCGCCGCCCTCGACCGCGCCCGGGGCCTGTGCCTGTCGGCGCAGGGCGAGGCCGACGCGGCCGTAACCCTGCTGGAGGCCACCGAGCAGCGGTTCGCCGCCCTGCGGCTGCCGCTGGAACGGGCCCGTACGCTGCTGGCCCTCGCCCGGGTGGAACGGCGCCGCCGCCGGCGCGCACCGGCCCGCGCCGCCCTCCTGGCCGCGGCCGGGGAGTTCGAACGGGCTGGCGCGACCCCCTGGACGGAACTCGCCGGGGAACCGGCCGCCGCCCCCGGCGAGGGGAGCGGCGCGGAACCGGTCGCCTCGCTGACCGAGGCCGAGATCCGCCTCGCCCTGCTCGTCGGCCAGGGGGCCAGCAACCAGGAGGCGGCGGCGAAGCTGTTCCTCAGCGTCAAGACGGTCGAGGCCCGGCTGACCCGCATCTACCAGAAGCTCAACGTACGGTCGCGGGCCCAGCTGGCCACCGCCCTGCACGGCGGCCGCTAG
- a CDS encoding S8 family serine peptidase, with translation MSVTLLAGSATASVAVAADVPAPAPAATVAPTAPVENLIVGYKSTATEASSNTAAADDATAKGKKAGKKATFDRRLGTGAALVNLGGTVAPAEAADVMAQFRADPDVAYVEPDSRAYALATPNDTEYAKQWDLFEPTAGMNVPAAWDKTTGTGVTVAVLDTGYVAHSDLASNVVAGYDFISSSSAARDGNGRDNNPADQGDWSAAGECGIGSKASDSSWHGTHVAGTIAASTGNSKGVAGIAYGAKIQPVRVLGKCGGATSDIVDAITWASGGTVQGVPANATPAKVINMSLGGSGACTSSYQNAITAAVGRGTTVVVAAGNSNADAAGFSPASCNNVVNVAASSRSGDRSFYSNYGAIIDVAAPGGETRRATDTPGTVTTPENGILSTLNGGTTTPGAEIYKPFQGTSMAAPHVAGLAALLKSANSALTPAQIESAIKANARPLAGTCTGGCGTGLADAAATVAAVTSGPVTPSFENTADFAIGDNTTVESPLTVSGVTGNAPAALKVGVNIAHTYIGDLKVDLVAPDGSVYTVHNRTGGSADNISQVYTVNASSEVANGTWKLRVNDNAGGDTGKIDSWSLGF, from the coding sequence ATGTCCGTCACCCTGCTCGCCGGTTCCGCCACCGCCTCGGTGGCCGTCGCCGCCGATGTTCCGGCCCCCGCACCGGCCGCCACCGTCGCCCCCACCGCGCCGGTCGAGAACCTCATCGTCGGATACAAGTCCACGGCGACGGAGGCCAGCTCCAACACCGCGGCCGCCGACGACGCCACCGCCAAGGGCAAGAAGGCCGGCAAGAAGGCGACGTTCGACCGCCGCCTCGGCACCGGAGCCGCCCTGGTCAACCTGGGCGGAACCGTCGCCCCCGCCGAGGCCGCCGACGTCATGGCGCAGTTCCGCGCCGACCCGGACGTCGCCTACGTCGAGCCGGACTCCCGGGCCTACGCCCTGGCCACCCCGAACGACACCGAGTACGCCAAGCAGTGGGACCTCTTCGAGCCCACCGCCGGCATGAACGTCCCCGCCGCCTGGGACAAGACCACCGGTACGGGCGTGACCGTCGCCGTCCTCGACACCGGCTACGTCGCCCACTCCGACCTCGCCTCGAACGTGGTCGCCGGCTACGACTTCATCAGCAGCTCCAGCGCCGCCCGCGACGGCAACGGCCGCGACAACAACCCCGCCGACCAGGGCGACTGGAGCGCGGCCGGCGAGTGCGGCATCGGCTCCAAGGCCAGTGACTCCTCCTGGCACGGCACCCACGTCGCGGGCACCATCGCCGCGTCCACGGGCAACAGCAAGGGCGTCGCCGGCATCGCGTACGGCGCGAAGATCCAGCCCGTCCGCGTCCTCGGCAAGTGCGGCGGCGCCACCTCGGACATCGTCGACGCCATCACCTGGGCCTCCGGCGGCACCGTCCAGGGCGTCCCGGCGAACGCCACCCCCGCCAAGGTGATCAACATGAGCCTCGGCGGCTCGGGCGCCTGCACCTCGTCCTACCAGAACGCCATCACCGCCGCTGTCGGCCGGGGCACGACCGTCGTCGTGGCCGCGGGCAACAGCAACGCGGACGCCGCCGGCTTCTCGCCCGCCAGCTGCAACAACGTCGTCAACGTGGCCGCCAGCAGCCGCTCCGGCGACCGCTCCTTCTACTCCAACTACGGCGCGATCATCGACGTCGCCGCCCCGGGCGGTGAGACCCGCCGCGCCACGGACACGCCCGGCACCGTCACCACCCCCGAGAACGGCATCCTCTCCACCCTCAACGGTGGCACCACCACCCCGGGCGCCGAGATCTACAAGCCCTTCCAGGGCACCAGCATGGCCGCCCCGCACGTCGCGGGCCTCGCCGCCCTGCTGAAGTCGGCGAACTCCGCGCTGACCCCGGCCCAGATCGAGTCGGCCATCAAGGCCAACGCCCGCCCGCTGGCCGGCACCTGCACCGGCGGCTGCGGCACCGGCCTCGCCGACGCGGCCGCGACCGTCGCGGCCGTGACCTCCGGTCCGGTCACCCCGTCCTTCGAGAACACCGCGGACTTCGCCATCGGTGACAACACCACCGTGGAGAGCCCCCTCACCGTCAGCGGCGTCACCGGCAACGCCCCGGCCGCCCTCAAGGTGGGCGTGAACATCGCGCACACCTACATCGGTGACCTCAAGGTCGACCTGGTCGCCCCCGACGGCTCCGTCTACACGGTGCACAACCGCACCGGCGGCAGCGCCGACAACATCAGCCAGGTCTACACCGTCAACGCCTCCTCCGAGGTCGCGAACGGCACCTGGAAGCTCCGCGTGAACGACAACGCGGGCGGCGACACCGGCAAGATCGACTCCTGGAGCCTCGGCTTCTGA
- a CDS encoding DUF1996 domain-containing protein → MGNEHRLLTVVICLVLGGGLLAAVLGASRAAGPQHGAGATGPAPSDYVDIRDVPGAPDRAPAPGPDASTGSVAVDCGRNEQGHYNEDNLVVSPGLRAGAHHTHAYVGNLSTDAMSTDESLDAAATSCKGGDRSTYYWPVLRRLDRPGTRPHETSAGHGNTGEIVPEASVLVEFRGNPASKVVPMPRFLRGMTGDAVAHTAGSDADVRARWGCSGSPDRSTTRYPRCPEGDRLTRTLAFPSCWNGIDTSSAGHRSHLLFPAAGGVCPRGTFPVPELRISFTYELPQGVPVALDSFPEQRHSPKTDHAMFVNAMTDQQMASVADCLNTGRACRI, encoded by the coding sequence ATGGGGAACGAACACCGCCTGCTCACTGTCGTCATCTGCCTGGTCCTGGGCGGCGGGCTGCTCGCCGCCGTCCTGGGTGCCTCGCGAGCGGCCGGTCCGCAGCACGGGGCCGGCGCCACCGGTCCCGCACCCTCCGACTACGTGGACATCCGCGACGTTCCGGGTGCCCCGGACCGCGCGCCGGCGCCGGGGCCCGACGCCTCGACCGGCTCGGTGGCGGTGGACTGCGGCCGCAACGAGCAGGGCCACTACAACGAGGACAACCTGGTCGTCTCGCCCGGACTGCGGGCCGGGGCCCACCACACGCACGCGTACGTGGGGAACCTCTCCACCGACGCCATGTCGACCGACGAGTCCCTGGACGCGGCCGCCACCAGCTGCAAAGGCGGCGACCGGTCCACGTACTACTGGCCCGTCCTGCGCCGCCTGGACCGGCCTGGCACGCGCCCGCACGAGACCTCGGCGGGCCACGGCAACACCGGTGAGATCGTGCCGGAGGCCTCGGTCCTGGTGGAGTTCCGTGGCAACCCGGCGAGCAAGGTGGTGCCGATGCCGCGGTTCCTGCGCGGGATGACGGGCGACGCCGTCGCGCACACGGCGGGCAGCGACGCCGACGTCCGGGCCCGCTGGGGCTGTTCCGGCTCCCCCGACCGGTCCACCACCCGCTATCCCCGCTGCCCCGAGGGCGACCGGCTCACCCGCACCCTGGCCTTCCCCAGCTGCTGGAACGGCATCGACACCAGCAGCGCGGGGCACCGCTCGCACCTGCTGTTCCCCGCAGCGGGCGGTGTATGCCCGCGGGGCACCTTCCCGGTGCCCGAGCTGCGGATCTCCTTCACGTACGAGCTCCCCCAGGGCGTGCCGGTCGCGCTCGACTCCTTCCCCGAGCAGCGGCACAGCCCGAAGACGGACCACGCGATGTTCGTGAACGCGATGACCGACCAGCAGATGGCCTCGGTGGCCGACTGCCTCAACACGGGCCGCGCCTGCCGGATCTGA
- a CDS encoding sigma-70 family RNA polymerase sigma factor: MAGPLWPRTRRGSTDEALIKSVYEEHGHALLAYATRLTGDRAAAEDVVQETLIRAWRHSEVLVNGKGSVRGWLLTVARNIITDRYRAKAARPPEVSGEASAPPVEADHADSVVDSMTVLGALDQLSPEHRDVLKELYYRQLSVAEAADSLGIPAGTVKSRSHYALKALREVFTDSGARGNGSRTGNRTGRPPQQPAGLREVVA; this comes from the coding sequence ATGGCCGGACCACTGTGGCCCCGCACTCGGCGGGGCTCGACCGATGAGGCACTGATCAAGTCGGTGTACGAGGAGCACGGCCATGCCCTGCTCGCGTACGCCACCCGGCTGACCGGAGACCGGGCCGCCGCCGAGGACGTGGTCCAGGAGACCCTGATCCGGGCCTGGCGGCATTCCGAGGTCCTGGTCAACGGGAAGGGCTCGGTGCGCGGCTGGCTGCTCACGGTGGCCCGCAACATCATCACCGACCGGTACCGGGCCAAGGCCGCCCGTCCGCCGGAGGTCTCCGGGGAGGCGTCCGCTCCCCCCGTGGAGGCGGACCACGCCGACTCCGTGGTGGACTCGATGACGGTCCTGGGGGCACTCGACCAGCTGTCACCGGAACACCGTGACGTACTCAAGGAGTTGTACTACCGGCAGCTCAGCGTCGCGGAGGCCGCCGACAGCCTCGGCATCCCCGCGGGCACGGTCAAATCGCGCTCGCACTACGCCCTCAAGGCCCTGCGCGAGGTCTTCACGGACAGCGGTGCCAGGGGGAACGGCTCCAGAACAGGAAATCGAACGGGCAGGCCGCCCCAGCAGCCCGCCGGACTGCGTGAGGTGGTGGCATGA
- a CDS encoding zf-HC2 domain-containing protein yields the protein MNRQRHEEELLGPYVLGVLDDEETRRVEEHMRGCVQCREEVAALREMELALGEVPEEAFLDGPPQGGDLLLQRTLRQMRGERAGAQRRRLGLAGLAAAASMAAVFWAGAQLGGGDPEARALPPQPSPSASAAPSAPPAGTKVASATDRGTGARMTVQMMPATQWVRVNAAVTGIPPGERCRLVVVAKDGTRTTAGGWVVGSQENGEGKGASLDGSAAVDPSNVKAILVENEAGRAFVSVPV from the coding sequence ATGAACCGGCAGCGACACGAGGAGGAACTGCTCGGCCCGTACGTGCTCGGCGTCCTGGACGACGAGGAGACCCGCCGGGTCGAGGAGCACATGCGCGGATGTGTGCAGTGCCGGGAGGAGGTGGCCGCGTTGCGCGAGATGGAGCTGGCGCTCGGCGAGGTGCCCGAGGAGGCGTTCCTCGACGGACCGCCCCAGGGCGGGGATCTGCTGCTCCAGCGCACGCTGCGGCAGATGCGCGGCGAGCGGGCCGGTGCGCAGCGCCGCCGGCTGGGTCTCGCGGGGCTGGCCGCTGCGGCCTCCATGGCCGCGGTGTTCTGGGCCGGCGCGCAGCTCGGCGGCGGGGATCCGGAAGCCCGGGCGCTGCCTCCGCAGCCGTCCCCGTCGGCCTCCGCGGCCCCTTCGGCGCCCCCGGCCGGGACCAAGGTGGCCTCGGCCACCGATCGGGGCACGGGTGCGCGGATGACCGTACAGATGATGCCCGCGACGCAGTGGGTGCGGGTGAACGCTGCCGTGACGGGGATTCCCCCGGGCGAGCGGTGCCGGCTGGTCGTGGTCGCCAAGGACGGTACGCGCACCACCGCGGGCGGCTGGGTCGTGGGCAGCCAGGAGAACGGGGAGGGCAAGGGGGCGTCGCTGGACGGCTCGGCGGCCGTGGATCCCTCGAACGTCAAGGCGATCCTCGTCGAGAACGAGGCGGGCAGGGCGTTCGTGTCCGTACCGGTGTAG